One region of Streptomyces capillispiralis genomic DNA includes:
- a CDS encoding helix-turn-helix domain-containing protein, producing the protein MSSSETEPSAEPAGALPVVAPQLRALRRRASLTLEAAARDAGLSPAHLSRLETGQRQPSLPMLLSLARTYGTTVSELLGETAADRDAVVRATDMEPTAAGGWTYWQAGAAGRGMQALRVQVPHGSQGDIVRVHPGEEWLYVLKGRLRLRLGDTLHRLGPGDSAHFDSLTPHRIAAQDPDGVELLFVHTLLQSPTAALCLGPTHGDAS; encoded by the coding sequence ATGAGCTCCTCCGAGACCGAGCCGTCGGCCGAGCCGGCCGGCGCCCTCCCCGTGGTCGCGCCGCAACTGCGCGCCCTGCGGCGACGGGCCTCCCTCACGCTGGAGGCCGCAGCCCGCGACGCGGGCCTGTCGCCCGCCCACCTCTCCCGGCTGGAGACCGGGCAGCGCCAGCCCTCGCTGCCGATGCTGCTCTCCCTCGCCCGTACCTACGGTACGACGGTCTCGGAGCTGCTCGGAGAGACGGCCGCCGACCGGGACGCCGTGGTGCGCGCCACCGACATGGAGCCCACGGCCGCGGGCGGCTGGACGTACTGGCAGGCCGGGGCCGCCGGGCGCGGCATGCAGGCCCTGCGGGTGCAGGTGCCGCACGGCTCCCAGGGCGACATCGTGCGCGTCCACCCCGGTGAGGAGTGGCTGTACGTGCTCAAGGGGCGGCTGCGGCTGCGCCTCGGGGACACCCTGCACCGCCTCGGCCCGGGCGACAGCGCGCACTTCGACTCGCTCACCCCGCACCGCATCGCGGCTCAGGACCCCGACGGGGTCGAGCTGCTGTTCGTCCACACCCTGCTGCAGAGTCCCACGGCCGCGCTGTGCCTGGGCCCGACCCACGGAGACGCGTCATGA
- a CDS encoding DUF6126 family protein — translation MTGRDMEEKFPRALWVRLFIYIAVGHLFAGFIYFLFEVGAKK, via the coding sequence ATGACCGGCAGAGACATGGAGGAGAAGTTCCCCCGGGCCCTGTGGGTGAGGCTGTTCATCTACATCGCGGTGGGGCACCTCTTCGCGGGCTTCATCTACTTCCTGTTCGAGGTGGGGGCGAAGAAGTAG
- the ispG gene encoding flavodoxin-dependent (E)-4-hydroxy-3-methylbut-2-enyl-diphosphate synthase yields MTAVSLGMPGVPPPSVAQRRASRRIQVGSVAVGGDAPVSVQSMTTTRTSDIGATLQQIAELTASGCQIVRVACPTQDDADALATIARKSQIPVIADIHFQPKYVFAAIEAGCAAVRVNPGNIKKFDDQVKEIARAANDHGTPIRIGVNAGSLDRRLLQKYGKATPEALVESALWEASLFEEHDFRDIKISVKHNDPVVMIEAYRQLAEQCDYPLHLGVTEAGPAFQGTIKSAVAFGALLSQGIGDTIRVSLSAPPAEEVKVGIQILESLNLKERGLEIVSCPSCGRAQVDVYKLAEEVTAGLTGMEVPLRVAVMGCVVNGPGEAREADLGVASGNGKGQIFVKGEVIKTVPESRIVETLIEEAMKIAEQMEKDGIASGEPAVTVS; encoded by the coding sequence ATGACCGCTGTCTCCCTCGGGATGCCCGGGGTGCCCCCGCCGTCGGTCGCCCAGCGGCGCGCCTCGCGGCGGATCCAGGTCGGCTCCGTGGCGGTGGGCGGTGACGCGCCCGTGTCCGTGCAGTCCATGACGACGACGCGTACGTCCGACATCGGTGCGACGTTGCAGCAGATCGCGGAGCTGACGGCGTCCGGCTGCCAGATCGTCCGCGTGGCGTGTCCGACGCAGGACGACGCGGACGCGCTGGCGACGATCGCCCGCAAGTCGCAGATCCCGGTGATCGCGGACATCCACTTCCAGCCCAAGTACGTCTTCGCGGCGATCGAGGCGGGCTGCGCGGCGGTGCGGGTGAACCCGGGGAACATCAAGAAGTTCGACGACCAGGTCAAGGAGATCGCCCGGGCGGCCAATGACCACGGCACCCCGATCCGGATCGGCGTGAACGCGGGGTCGCTGGACCGGCGGCTGCTGCAGAAGTACGGCAAGGCGACGCCCGAGGCGCTGGTCGAGTCGGCCCTGTGGGAGGCGTCGCTGTTCGAGGAGCACGACTTCCGGGACATCAAGATCTCGGTGAAGCACAACGACCCGGTCGTGATGATCGAGGCGTACCGGCAGCTGGCCGAGCAGTGCGACTACCCGCTGCACCTGGGTGTGACGGAGGCGGGTCCGGCGTTCCAGGGGACGATCAAGTCGGCGGTGGCGTTCGGTGCGCTGCTCTCGCAGGGCATCGGGGACACGATCCGGGTGTCGCTGTCGGCGCCGCCGGCCGAGGAGGTCAAGGTCGGCATCCAGATCCTGGAGTCGCTGAACCTGAAGGAGCGCGGTCTGGAGATTGTGTCCTGCCCGTCCTGCGGGCGTGCGCAGGTGGACGTCTACAAGCTGGCCGAAGAGGTCACCGCCGGTCTGACCGGCATGGAGGTCCCGCTCCGTGTCGCCGTCATGGGCTGTGTCGTCAACGGTCCGGGTGAGGCCCGCGAGGCCGACCTGGGTGTCGCCTCCGGCAACGGCAAGGGGCAGATCTTCGTGAAGGGCGAGGTCATCAAGACCGTCCCCGAGTCCAGGATCGTGGAGACGCTGATCGAAGAGGCGATGAAGATCGCCGAGCAGATGGAGAAGGACGGCATCGCGTCGGGGGAGCCGGCCGTCACCGTGAGCTGA
- a CDS encoding aspartate aminotransferase family protein, protein MTTAESAPEPSGTVPSGSGQFDLGALLAERGAERYELHTRYLNHQLPRMLRTIGFDKVYERAEGAHFWDADGNDHLDMLAGFGVMGLGRHHPVVRKALHDVLDASLADLTRFDCQPLPGLLAEKLLAHSPHLDRVFFGNSGTEAVETALKFARYATGRPRVLYCEHAFHGLTTGSLSVNGESGFRDGFAPLLPDTAVPLGDLDALERELRQGDVAALIVEPIQGKGVHEAPPGYLRAAQELLHRHKALLIADEVQTGLGRTGDFYAHQHETGVEPDLVCVAKALSGGYVPVGATLGKDWIFKKVYSSMDRVLVHSASFGANAQAMAAGLAVLSVMEDERIVARARATGELLKARLTALTEKYELLADVRGRGLMIGIEFGRPRSLKLRGRWAMLQAARKGLFAQMVVVPLLQRHRILTQVSGDHLEVIKLIPPLIIDERDVNRFVDAFTAVMDDAHDGGGLVWEFGRTLVKQAVAHR, encoded by the coding sequence ATGACCACCGCGGAGTCCGCCCCGGAGCCGTCGGGGACCGTGCCGTCGGGAAGCGGGCAGTTCGACCTCGGCGCGCTGCTGGCCGAGCGCGGAGCCGAGCGCTACGAGCTGCACACCCGGTACCTCAACCACCAGCTCCCGCGCATGCTGCGCACCATCGGCTTCGACAAGGTCTACGAGCGCGCCGAGGGCGCCCACTTCTGGGACGCCGACGGCAACGACCACCTGGACATGCTCGCCGGGTTCGGGGTGATGGGCCTGGGCCGCCACCACCCCGTGGTCCGCAAGGCGCTGCACGACGTCCTGGACGCCTCCCTCGCCGACCTCACCCGCTTCGACTGCCAGCCGCTGCCCGGGCTGCTGGCCGAGAAGCTGCTCGCGCACAGCCCGCACCTGGACCGCGTGTTCTTCGGCAACAGCGGCACGGAGGCGGTCGAGACCGCCCTGAAGTTCGCCCGGTACGCGACCGGCAGACCGCGCGTCCTGTACTGCGAGCACGCCTTCCACGGCCTGACCACCGGCTCCCTCTCGGTCAACGGCGAGTCCGGCTTCCGGGACGGCTTCGCCCCGCTGCTGCCGGACACGGCCGTACCGCTCGGCGATCTCGACGCCCTGGAGCGGGAGCTGCGCCAGGGGGACGTGGCCGCGCTGATCGTGGAGCCGATCCAGGGCAAGGGCGTGCACGAGGCGCCGCCCGGCTATCTGCGCGCCGCGCAGGAGCTGCTGCACCGGCACAAGGCGCTGCTGATCGCCGACGAGGTGCAGACCGGGCTGGGGCGCACCGGTGACTTCTACGCCCATCAGCACGAGACGGGCGTCGAGCCGGACCTGGTGTGCGTGGCGAAGGCGCTCTCCGGCGGCTACGTGCCGGTGGGGGCCACCCTCGGCAAGGACTGGATCTTCAAGAAGGTCTACTCCTCGATGGACCGGGTGCTGGTCCACTCGGCCAGCTTCGGGGCGAACGCCCAGGCCATGGCGGCGGGCCTGGCCGTGCTGTCGGTCATGGAGGACGAGCGGATCGTGGCGCGCGCCCGGGCCACCGGTGAGCTGCTCAAGGCCCGGCTGACCGCACTCACCGAGAAGTACGAGCTGCTGGCCGACGTCCGCGGCCGGGGCCTGATGATCGGAATCGAGTTCGGCCGGCCCAGGTCGCTGAAGCTGCGGGGCCGCTGGGCGATGCTCCAGGCCGCCCGCAAGGGGCTCTTCGCGCAGATGGTGGTCGTACCGCTGCTGCAGCGGCACAGGATCCTCACCCAGGTCTCCGGCGACCACCTGGAGGTGATCAAACTGATTCCACCGCTGATCATCGACGAGCGGGACGTGAACCGGTTCGTGGACGCCTTCACCGCGGTGATGGACGACGCGCACGACGGCGGCGGGCTGGTGTGGGAGTTCGGCAGGACCCTGGTGAAGCAGGCGGTCGCCCACCGCTGA
- a CDS encoding tyrosine-protein phosphatase, whose product MTQQIPSTEPELAGVRNFRDVGGLPTVDGRRVRHGVLFRSGHLAHATAEDAAFLASLGLHTVFDFRNAADQKLEGPDVELPGVRNVNLPLSDPADGAEFWKMVRDGDLDQLRSILADGKGADRMIASYRLIIKERTAEHSRVLRALADDSVPALMHCAAGKDRAGLSVAVTLLAVGVERDAIVDDYLKSNAKHRRYKVHRSGSSASAYSPEVMELLSPLFDARAEYLSAAFETVEETWGGVDPYLEQGLGLTPEFRERLRERLLD is encoded by the coding sequence GTGACGCAGCAGATCCCGTCGACCGAACCCGAGCTGGCCGGAGTACGCAACTTTCGCGATGTGGGCGGACTGCCGACCGTGGACGGTCGACGGGTGCGGCACGGGGTGCTGTTCCGCAGCGGCCACCTCGCCCACGCGACCGCCGAGGACGCCGCCTTCCTGGCCTCGCTCGGGCTGCACACCGTCTTCGACTTCCGCAACGCGGCCGACCAGAAGCTGGAGGGCCCGGACGTCGAGCTGCCGGGCGTGCGGAATGTGAACCTTCCGCTCAGCGACCCGGCCGACGGCGCCGAGTTCTGGAAGATGGTCCGCGACGGCGACCTGGACCAGCTGCGCTCGATCCTCGCGGACGGCAAGGGCGCCGACCGGATGATCGCCTCCTACCGTCTGATCATCAAGGAGCGCACCGCCGAACACTCCCGGGTGCTGCGCGCGCTCGCCGACGACAGCGTCCCCGCGCTGATGCACTGCGCGGCCGGCAAGGACCGCGCGGGACTGTCGGTGGCGGTGACGCTGCTCGCCGTCGGCGTCGAGCGGGACGCGATCGTGGACGACTACCTGAAGTCCAACGCCAAGCACCGCCGCTACAAGGTGCACCGCAGCGGCAGCTCCGCCTCGGCCTACTCCCCCGAGGTCATGGAGCTGCTCAGCCCGCTGTTCGACGCGCGCGCGGAGTACCTGTCGGCCGCCTTCGAGACCGTCGAGGAGACCTGGGGCGGCGTGGACCCCTATCTGGAGCAGGGGCTCGGCCTCACGCCGGAGTTCCGGGAGCGGCTGCGCGAGCGCCTGCTCGACTGA
- the dxs gene encoding 1-deoxy-D-xylulose-5-phosphate synthase: MTILESIRQPRDLKALSEAELGQLSQEIREFLVHAVARTGGHLGPNLGVVELTVALHRVFESPVDRILWDTGHQSYVHKLLTGRQDFSKLRGKGGLSGYPSREESEHDVIENSHASTALGWADGLAKARQVRGAGGHVVAVIGDGALTGGMAWEALNNIAAARDRPLIVVVNDNERSYAPTIGGLANHLAALRTTDGYERVLAWGKGVLQRIPVVGSTVYEALHGAKKGFKDAFAPQGLFEDLGLKYVGPIDGHDIGAVESALRRAKRFHGPVLVHCLTEKGRGYEPALAHEEDHFHSVGVMDPLTCAPLAPSGGPSWTSVFGEEIVRIGEEREDVVAITAAMLHPVGLGAFAERFPDRVWDVGIAEQHAAVSAAGLATGGLHPVVAIYATFLNRAFDQLLMDVALHRCGVTFVLDRAGVTGADGPSHNGMWDLSVLQVVPGLRIAAPRDADQLRAQLREAVAVDDAPTLIRFPKESAGPAVPALGRIGGVDVLHRADSPEVLLVAVGVMAPVCLRAAELLEARGIACTVVDPRWVKPVDPALPELAAAHRMVAVVEDNSRAAGVGSAVALALGDAEVDVPVRRFGIPEQFLAHAKRGEVLADIGLTPVEVAGRISASLAVRARLADQPQDPQERQA; this comes from the coding sequence GTGACGATCCTGGAGAGCATCCGGCAACCACGTGACCTGAAGGCGCTGTCCGAGGCGGAACTCGGCCAACTGTCCCAAGAGATCAGGGAGTTCCTGGTGCACGCGGTCGCCAGGACGGGCGGCCATCTCGGACCCAACCTGGGGGTGGTGGAACTCACCGTCGCCCTGCACCGGGTCTTCGAGTCGCCGGTCGACCGCATCCTGTGGGACACCGGACACCAGAGCTACGTCCACAAGCTGCTGACGGGACGTCAGGACTTCTCCAAGCTGCGCGGCAAGGGCGGCCTGTCCGGCTATCCCTCCCGCGAGGAGTCCGAGCACGACGTCATCGAGAACAGCCACGCCTCCACCGCGCTCGGCTGGGCCGACGGCCTCGCCAAGGCCCGCCAGGTGCGGGGGGCCGGGGGACATGTCGTCGCGGTGATCGGCGACGGCGCCCTCACCGGCGGGATGGCCTGGGAGGCGCTGAACAACATCGCCGCCGCCAGGGACCGCCCGCTGATCGTCGTCGTCAACGACAACGAACGCTCCTACGCCCCCACCATCGGCGGCCTCGCCAACCACCTCGCCGCCCTGCGCACCACCGACGGCTACGAACGGGTGCTGGCCTGGGGCAAGGGCGTACTCCAGCGCATCCCCGTGGTCGGCTCCACCGTCTACGAGGCGCTGCACGGCGCGAAGAAGGGCTTCAAGGACGCCTTCGCCCCCCAGGGACTCTTCGAGGACCTGGGCCTGAAGTACGTCGGCCCGATCGACGGACACGACATCGGGGCCGTGGAGTCCGCGCTGCGCCGCGCCAAACGCTTCCACGGACCCGTCCTGGTCCACTGCCTCACCGAGAAGGGCCGCGGCTACGAACCCGCCCTCGCCCACGAGGAGGACCACTTCCACAGCGTCGGTGTGATGGACCCGCTCACCTGCGCGCCGCTGGCCCCGTCCGGCGGGCCGTCCTGGACGTCCGTCTTCGGCGAGGAGATCGTCCGGATCGGCGAGGAGCGCGAGGACGTGGTGGCGATCACCGCCGCCATGCTGCACCCGGTGGGCCTGGGCGCCTTCGCCGAGCGGTTCCCCGACCGGGTGTGGGACGTGGGCATCGCCGAGCAGCACGCGGCCGTGTCCGCGGCCGGCCTGGCGACCGGCGGACTCCACCCGGTCGTCGCCATCTACGCCACCTTCCTCAACCGCGCCTTCGACCAGCTCCTGATGGACGTGGCCCTGCACCGCTGCGGGGTGACCTTCGTGCTGGACCGGGCCGGTGTCACCGGTGCCGACGGACCCTCGCACAACGGCATGTGGGACCTGTCCGTCCTCCAGGTCGTCCCCGGACTGCGCATCGCCGCGCCCCGCGACGCCGACCAGTTGCGCGCCCAGCTGCGGGAGGCGGTCGCCGTGGACGACGCGCCCACCCTGATCAGGTTCCCGAAGGAGTCCGCGGGCCCGGCGGTCCCGGCACTCGGCCGGATCGGCGGCGTGGACGTGCTGCACCGCGCGGACTCGCCCGAGGTGCTGCTGGTGGCGGTGGGCGTGATGGCGCCGGTCTGCCTCCGGGCCGCCGAACTGCTCGAAGCGCGCGGGATCGCCTGCACCGTGGTCGACCCCCGCTGGGTCAAACCCGTCGACCCGGCCCTTCCCGAACTGGCCGCCGCGCACCGCATGGTGGCCGTCGTCGAGGACAACAGCCGCGCGGCCGGGGTCGGTTCGGCGGTGGCGCTGGCGCTGGGCGACGCCGAGGTCGACGTGCCCGTGCGCCGGTTCGGCATCCCGGAGCAGTTCCTCGCGCACGCCAAGCGCGGCGAGGTGCTCGCCGACATCGGCCTCACCCCGGTCGAGGTCGCCGGACGGATCAGCGCGAGCCTCGCCGTGCGGGCGCGGCTCGCGGACCAGCCCCAGGACCCACAGGAGCGCCAGGCATGA